Genomic segment of Paenibacillaceae bacterium GAS479:
TTAGACCGGGAAAAAAGTTCTAGACTGACAGCGGCGGCGTTGAGCTAACGGGCAGGATAATGGGGAAATATGAATCGGGTAAAACGAGTAAGACGAATTCGTTATATCTGCAACTTATCCACTATCAATTCCGTCAAAATAAGTATTAAATGCCACTTTTATCAAGGAGATAAAATATAATGAAATGGAATAAAAGGCTCAAATACGTAGTTGGTTCCGCTCTGCTTGCCAGTGTCCTCTTCAACGGTTCATCAGCTTATGCAGCAGCTCCTTCTGTCTTCGTGAACGGGGGGCTTCAATACGACGCGATGATGGTCAAGGGAAATGCCATGATCAAATTGCGGGCACTGACGGATCAGGCGTGGATTGTGTTTTCATATGATCCGAAGACGCGTGTTGTGATGTTTCATACAAAAGATAACAAGATTATGGTGAAATTGAAGGAAGGGGAGAAGAAAGCGAACGTGAACGGCAAATCCGTGTCGATTGACGCCGGAGTCGTGAACAAGAACGGACTGACTTATGTGCCGCTTCGGTTCATCAGCGAGACGCTTGGCGCTTATGTAAAGTATAACGCGAAAGACAACCGTGTCATCGTGCGAACTCCTACAGCTCAGCAAGAATATGAGACGCTGATGCACGGCGATTTGACGGAAGCACGCGAGATCGCGTTAAAACTGCCGGGGTTCTCGGGGGATGCGCCAATGTTGAAAGGTGGTGAAGGGTATCATTATTATGGTTTCACATTCCCCGAAGGAGAAGCCTTGCGATTTAGTATCGATAATGCAGGTTACGACTATGGGTACTACGAGGTCAATGAAGAAGGATTAGCGATCAAGAAATGGCAGTATGATGATGTAGCTAAGCGTGAATGGGGTGTGAAACCGAAGTTTAAAAGCTCGGTCTATTTCCTAAATCAGTGGGCGAGCGGTTTATATACTTTCGGCAAAACCGATGAGCAAGGGAATAGTCAGGAGCTTGGCAAGCTTCGATCTGAAGAAGTCGACGGAAGAGTCGTTCCGATTAAAGGTGAGAAGCGCACGGATGATTAAATAGCCAGGGAGCAGATTACTGCGGTAGCTGCTCTCTGTTTTCATTGAACTAGCAGTTCAACATAGAGAGTCAACAAAAATTTAATATTTACACTTAAATACTCGTAAAAAACCTGTTCGATTTCAGGTAAGTCCTTAAGCTAACGGGATACGTTAGTTCAATAAACCAGCGGCAGTCAAGGACTTTATTTTTCAGTCCTTGACTGCCGCTGGTTTTATATTGGAGTCAGTCTAAGACTTATTATTCGGAGTCTGACGGTTTAGCAATTCAAAATTCGCGTAGGATCAACAAATCCAGTCTATAACTTTATTTTCTTCGGACACTTGATGGTTAAATAATTTACAGAGTGTAAATAGGGTTTTAATAGGTTTCTTTGGGTGTGAAACAGCCAATCCCCTTTAATATATAGTCAAAGAAGTTGAGAATAATTTGGTTTTGGGTTTCTATACAATAATATTTTTCAATATTTGCTTTTCCGCCTTGCAGCATATTTGCAAGGACAGGAGAAAAGAACGGTAAATCCGTCAGGCTTAAATGTTTTGCACCTTGAAAATGAACGGTATATATCTCTGAGAAATTTCTATCCGTGACTTTGTTTGCCGCATAAGTGGAATTGCTATTAAGCTGTACCCAAACATCGTCAGAGTAGATATTAAGAAGTGGGGTCGTGTAGGCTTTGCCGCTTGCAACTAAATTCTTAATCTCTTTATCGTAATTTAGCTCACTAAACATCGGGGTATCAATATTGACAACTGCATCTACATCTTTACGCTCTCTGCCAAGCCAAATGCTAGCTGCGCCACCCATGGAGTGCCCGAACACACCGATTTCATATGTATTGATATACTGATAACCGAGCCGTTGTCACTTTTGGCTTTATTAAGTATGGTGTCGATTACAAAATTCATATCATCCGTTCGCAGTTTCATCCATTTTTGAATGAGTCCGTAGGTTTCCTCTATCGTGTAAACTCCCTCTTTGTTGGCATTGCTCACTTCCTGATAATATTCTGAATTGATTATAGAAGTTGTCCCATCGTCTGAAACCGTATAAAAGGAATGATAGGGGTGATCGATGGAAACTACAACATAACCGTGGCTTGCGAGCTCCGTATAGGTGGTGGCATTGCTTGATTTAATGCCGTATGCTCCATGGGAGAATACTAAAAGTGGGTATTTACCATGTGTACGTTCAGGATACCAAAACTCGACATTAACAAACCTGTTTTTCCCCGTGTCAGTAAATTTCTCAATACGGTTATTGTCAACGTAGGTGTAAGCAGCGGTTGCGACTTCATATTCGCCTGTCACTTTTGGTGATTTATGCTGCGGAAAAATAAGTGCAGGGGCGAGTGCAAATGCTAGCACAGCTATCATACTAATTGCTTTTATAACGATACGAGAGGTCTTGTATTTTTTGGTA
This window contains:
- a CDS encoding Copper amine oxidase N-terminal domain-containing protein, coding for MKWNKRLKYVVGSALLASVLFNGSSAYAAAPSVFVNGGLQYDAMMVKGNAMIKLRALTDQAWIVFSYDPKTRVVMFHTKDNKIMVKLKEGEKKANVNGKSVSIDAGVVNKNGLTYVPLRFISETLGAYVKYNAKDNRVIVRTPTAQQEYETLMHGDLTEAREIALKLPGFSGDAPMLKGGEGYHYYGFTFPEGEALRFSIDNAGYDYGYYEVNEEGLAIKKWQYDDVAKREWGVKPKFKSSVYFLNQWASGLYTFGKTDEQGNSQELGKLRSEEVDGRVVPIKGEKRTDD